One genomic region from Xenopus laevis strain J_2021 chromosome 2L, Xenopus_laevis_v10.1, whole genome shotgun sequence encodes:
- the vezf1.L gene encoding vascular endothelial zinc finger 1 L homeolog: MEANWTAFLFQAHDATHHHHHHHHQQQAAQNSLLPLLGTPVEPPDQKPMLPLPVTQKPQTQAEPLKEPVVVKKEKPKTSFICTYCSKAFRDSYHLRRHESCHTGIKLVSRPKKTQTTPVVPLISTIAVDNNRTSLVSTIAGILSTVTTSSSTTIPTASPSIPPMPVAPPVKKPSKPVKKNHACEMCGKAFRDVYHLNRHKLSHSDEKPFECPVCNQRFKRKDRMTYHVRSHEGGITKPYTCSVCGKGFSRPDHLSCHVKHVHSTERPFKCQTCAAAFATKDRLRTHMVRHEGKVSCNICGKLLSAAYITSHLKTHGQSQSINCNTCKQGKKFQGQLHELQTPVHCRIKYEASDSLFCAVDQNHRTFSIDTSNLCQTSTTSQTPVTLTSPFNITSSVAASGTLTNPVTVAAAMSMRSPVNVSSPLNITSPMNLGHPVTITTPISMTSPLSLSSPVNLPTPVTAPMNIAHPVTLTSPMNLPTPMTLAGQLNIAMRPVESMPFLSQALPSTPHW; the protein is encoded by the exons GCTCATGATGCCActcatcatcatcaccaccacCATCATCAGCAACAGGCAGCCCAAAATAGCTTACTACCACTTTTGGGTACTCCTGTTGAGCCCCCTGATCAGAAACCAATGTTACCTTTACCAGTAACACAAAAACCTCAGACTCAGGCAGAACCTCTAAAGGAACCTGTAGTAGTGAAGAAGgaaaagcccaaaacatcattTATATGCACATACTGCAGCAAAGCTTTCAGGGACAGCTACCATTTGAGGCGCCATGAGTCCTGCCACACAGGAATCAAATTGGTGTCACGGCCAAAGAAAACACAGACGACTCCTGTTGTACCCCTTATTTCAACTATTGCTGTAGACAATAACAGAACATCATTGGTCTCCACAATTGCTGGGATCTTGTCCACGGTTACCACTTCATCATCTACCACAATCCCTACTGCCAGTCCTAGTATCCCTCCTATGCCTGTTGCACCACCCGTGAAGAAGCCTAGCAAGCCTGTCAAGAAGAATCATGCTTGTGAGATGTGTGGAAAAGCATTCAGGGATGTGTACCATCTCAACAGGCACAAACTGTCTCACTCTGATGAAAAGCCCTTTGAATGTCCAGTATGCAATCAGCGTTTCAAAAGAAAAGATCGCATGACTTATCATGTTCGATCTCATGAAGGTGGCATCACAAAACCCTACACATGTAGTGTGTGTGGAAAAGGTTTCTCAAG gCCTGATCATTTAAGTTGTCATGTGAAGCATGTTCACTCCACAGAAAGGCCTTTCAAATGCCAA ACTTGCGCTGCTGCCTTTGCCACAAAAGATAGGCTTCGAACACACATGGTTCGCCATGAAGGAAAGGTGTCTTGTAATATTTGCGGCAAACTTCTCAGTGCAGCATACATCACTAGTCACCTAAAAACACATGGGCAAAGCCAAAGTATCAACTGTAATACCTGTAAGCAAGGTAAAAAGTTTCAAG GGCAACTCCATGAACTTCAAACTCCTGTTCATTGTCGAATCAAGTATGAAG CTTCAGACTCACTCTTTTGTGCTGTGGATCAGAATCATAGGACCTTTTCAATAG ATACAAGCAATTTGTGCCAAACATCTACTACTTCCCAGACGCCTGTTACACTTACATCTCCCTTCAATATCACATCTTCCGTTGCAGCATCTGGAACCCTCACAAACCCTGTAACTGTGGCAGCTGCCATGAGCATGAGAAGTCCAGTGAATGTTTCAAGTCCTCTCAACATAACTTCTCCAATGAATTTGGGTCATCCAGTTACAATTACAACTCCAATTTCTATGACTTCTCCCTTGTCCTTGTCTTCACCTGTAAATTTGCCTACACCAGTTACTGCTCCTATGAATATAGCACATCCGGTCACTTTAACAAGCCCTATGAATCTGCCCACACCAATGACATTAGCAGGCCAGTTAAACATAGCTATGAGACCAGTGGAAAGCATGCCATTTTTGTCTCAAGCTCTGCCGTCTACACCGCATTGGTGA